The Triticum aestivum cultivar Chinese Spring chromosome 5A, IWGSC CS RefSeq v2.1, whole genome shotgun sequence genomic sequence NNNNNNNNNNNNNNNNNNNNNNNNNNNNNNNNNNNNNNNNNNNNNNNNNNNNNNNNNNNNNNNNNNNNNNNNNNNNNNNNNNNNNNNNNNNNNNNNNNNNNNNNNNNNNNNNNNNNNNNNNNNNNNNNNNNNNNNNNNNNNNNNNNNggcctcgagacggcggcgtggaccgcgtgccacgctcgctacggcccgacggggcgacgcagcggcggcgcgagggtcggtgcagccacggggacggcCTGGAATGGACGACCTCGGGGCGGCGGTAGACCCCGGGCCGCGGcactgcggcccgaaggggcgacacagcggtgacgcgggtcggtgcagccgggaggagaaccacggggcggcggcgctgcggtccgacggggcgacgcagcggcagcccgttgctcgatcgacggaggggcgcgctgaactcggagacgatcttcacgggacctgcgaaggcgcgcgtaaccgacgggccaggtcggtcgcgcggcgtagatgaggctgatagcggcggcgagcgggtgatcaagccgatcgcgcgcgaggtcggggacaccGCTCGGtgaaggcgtggtggcggcggagtccgagatgaagccggcggcggcgggcggcagggcggctatgattggccgccgcatggcgcgaggccgccgggtcggggtgatgcaggagtcccggtcggagcaggcggtgacggccggcgtagatcgacgggcgggccgtcgcgcgaacggcggcggtgaagggccgccgcgtgatgcgaggccgccgggtcggggcgaccNNNNNNNNNNGGGCCGTCAcgcgaacggcggcggtgaagggccgccgcatgatgcgaggccgccgggtcggggcgaccggcgggTAGACGCGTGGACGACGCGTGAGGCCGCCAGGTCGGTGAAGACGCCGGTGTAGTCGATGCCGaagtcggagtagaggcgcacggggtcgacggcggcggtgggcgacgcaaaccggatcacaaagaccggaaaaccaaaaagtagacgccgatcaaagcgaccggcgagagagaaaacccggatcaaaggatcgggaaaaagactctctagggcagccggtcaacacgaccggcggacgaaccctaggtacgggcggcgcagcccccggcggcggtcaaggagaccgaccgccccgggggcggcgcgcaggtgcggaagcggtggcggctagggtttaggatcgacttgcgatagataccatgttaaaagggagagagggatttggtggaatagttgttcattgcttgagcctcatgggcatatatataggagtacatgatctacttggagtacaaggcaagccggaatatttcctagtctaacctatgtttcctaatacaatcacgttactcaacaataTACTAATCCATTTTAAATTGTAGTGCACTAATTAAGTTGCCCGTACTAAACATAATATGTCCCATGAAATATACCAGCTACCTCCAGTTTATCTTAACTGTTGCCAAATGTAATAGTTCGCACATAATGTATGATGGTTAGCTGCTTCTGTTACTGTTTTGTTTCCTTAAACGTCTCATAATGAATCAGCCACACGCTCACGAACACATCAGTACAGTTTACATGTGACAACTACGGGAGAGAGAGACGCATGAGACTGAGAGTGGTAGGTGGAAATGTGACAGAGTTGCCTGCGACGCATTTGTTAGCACTAAAGTGTCCTGGCCCACTATAATGTATTCATTTTGGTATCTGTTGTATATCCATGATGTATATATCTCGTATTTATTAAATGCTATATTAATCACAGATCTCAAAGGCAAAACTAATGGTCCAGATATGATCCTCGCGCGGAACCATGTCCCAAAAATCCATGTCGCTTTGGACATCTACTAAAATGTTACATTCATGCTTTGCAAATTGTTGCAGTTTCCTATATTTAGTATCTGAAGACTGAAGTTATTGAAAATATAAATGTCAAATAAGCGGCCATATCTTATGACCATGTTTACTAGAATATAAACTTGATTAACCTTGTTAACTTTTTAAACCTCTTGAAACAGGTCGTTTCTGTCATCCTGCAAGTTTGCCATTCTCCCAAATAATTTGCTTGGTACTTTTGGTGGATCTCCCTCATCAAGTTCGTCTGATGGCAGTTGTATTAACTCCTCTCGTTGGATCATGTGTCAATAGGTTGATAGATATCATAGCAGATAAGACAATTATGATTCTAGGGGCAAGAGACGATCTTGATATTCTACACCAAACAATACATCATATACAATACTATCTTCAGGATGCCGAGCAAAGGAGAATGGAAGATTTAGCAGTTAACAACTGGCATGGTGAGCTACGGGATGCAATCGATGAGGCTGATGATATTTTCGACCTAATTGAAGGAAGGAAGCTACTTAAAGATATTCCTTCATCATCAAGAAACACACCTGCATGTAGTGGCATTTCATTCTTATCTTGCTTTACTGATATTCTGAAGCGTCATGACATTGCTGCTAAAATCAGAAAGGTCAACACCAGAATAGAGAATATCTCGAAGCTGGGTCAAAGTTTTCTAACACGTTCCGATGTGGCACCTGTTGGTCAAAGAGCAATATCTAGATCAAGAAAGAGTTCCAACCTTGTTGAGCCTAACCTTGTTGGGGAGGAGATCAAACATTCTAGTAGGAAGTTGGTGGAGTTGGTGCTTGCAAACAAGGAAAATAAGTTATACAAACTTGCAATTGTTGGAACTGGAGGAGTTGGCAAGACAACACTAGCTCAGAAAATATTCAACGATGAAAGaataaaggggaacttcaagaaacaCATGTGGATTTGTGTTTCACGAGATTATAATGAAGTTATTCTTATGAAAGAGGTGCTAAGAAGTATCGGAGTTCGTTATGACACAGATGAAAATGAGGGGGAGCTTAGTAGCAAGCTCAAAGCAGCCATTCAAGAGGAAAGTTTCTTCCTTGTGTTGGATGATGTTTGGCAGACTGAGGTGTGGACTAATCTACTGAGAATCCCATTGGATGCTGCTGCTACTGGGGTGGTTCTAGTAACTACTAGAGATGATATAGTTACACGGGTAATTGGGGTGAAAGATGTGCACCGTGTTGAGTTGATGCCCGTAGACGTGGGATTGGAGCTGCTCTGGAAGAGTATTAGCACTGAAGAAAGAGATGTGCCCCATAATCTGCATGATATTGGGCTGCGTATAGTCAGGAAATGTGGTGGAATTCCTCTTGCTATCAAGGTTACTGCTAGTGTTCTAGCAACAAAAGAGAAAACTGAAAACGAGTGGGAAAAGCTTATAGACAGAAGTGCTTGGTATGTGAGCAATGTTCCTACAGAGCTAAGTGGTGCTTTGTATTTGAGTTATGATGATCTGCCACAATATCTGAAGCAATGTTTCCTGTATTGTGCCTTATATCCAGAAGATCAGTTTATGTTACGTGACGATCTTGTAAGGTTTTGGGTCGCTGAAGGTTTCATAGAAAAACGGAAAGACCAACTTCTGGAAGATACAGCTGAAGAATATTACTATGAGTTGATACACAGGAATCTCCTTCAACCAGACACTAGATTTTATGACCATAGGTGGAGCAAAATACATGACCTTTTAAGGCAACTTGCTCAACATTTATCAGGTAGAGAAATATTTTTTGGAGACCTACAGTCATTGGAGGCTAAAGATTTGTCCAACCGACGACGCATTTCAGCTTTTACTGACAAGGATTCTGTAATGCTCTCCAATGTGGGTCGGGAGCATATTATTAGAGCAAGGACATTGATGATTCGCTCTCGCGAGACACCAAGAATTGCAAATACAATATTCAGGAGACTTCCATCCATCCGAGTTTTGGATCTGACGGATTCATCTGTAGAAAGTATTCCAGATTGCATTGGAAGTTTGATACATCTACGATTACTTGATCTTGATGGGACAATCATAACTTATCTTCCAAAGACCATAGGTTTTCTCATAAACCTGCAAATACTAAATTTGCAGAGGTGTAATGCTTTGCACAACATTCCTATGGAAATCACTCGGCTGTGCAATTTAAGACGCCTTGGTCTTGGAGGTACAGCAATAGATCAGGTTCCCAATGGGATAGCCAAATTAAAATTTCTTAATGATTTGGAAGGATTTCCCATTGGCAATGGAAATGATAATACAAAAACACAAGATGGCTGGAACTTGGAAGAGTTGGCTCTACTTTTGCAGATGCGGCAGCTTCATATGATTAAATTGGAAAGAGCAGCTCCCTCTAGTACCACTACCAGTGAAATACTAAAAGACAAAAGGCATCTCAGAGTTTTGAATCTAGAATGCACTGAACGAACTGAAGAATATTCAGAAGAAGAAATTAGCAATATTGAGATGATCTTTGCTCGGTTAATCCCTCCCCAAAACCTTGAAGACCTATACATCACAGGATTCTTTGGTCAGAGGTTTCCCGCCTGGCTTGGTACTTCCCATTTGTCCTCAGTGAAACAACTGTACCTCACAAAATGTAAATCATGCGTGCATCTTCCACCAATGGGGCAGCTACCCAATCTGAAATATCTGAAAATTGTGGGGGCAGCAGCAATAAACAAGATTGGGCCTGAATTTCTTGGTTGCAGGGAGACTAGTCCCGGATCTTTGGGGGTAGTTGCTTTCCCCAAGCTTGAAATATTGGACATAATAGATATGCCCAACTGGGAAGAGTGGTGCTTTGTTGAAGACAGAGAAAATGATGCAACAGCAGGGATAGGAGGGGAAGAGGATGGAGGTGTTGATATAC encodes the following:
- the LOC123104342 gene encoding putative disease resistance protein RGA4 is translated as MAVVLTPLVGSCVNRLIDIIADKTIMILGARDDLDILHQTIHHIQYYLQDAEQRRMEDLAVNNWHGELRDAIDEADDIFDLIEGRKLLKDIPSSSRNTPACSGISFLSCFTDILKRHDIAAKIRKVNTRIENISKLGQSFLTRSDVAPVGQRAISRSRKSSNLVEPNLVGEEIKHSSRKLVELVLANKENKLYKLAIVGTGGVGKTTLAQKIFNDERIKGNFKKHMWICVSRDYNEVILMKEVLRSIGVRYDTDENEGELSSKLKAAIQEESFFLVLDDVWQTEVWTNLLRIPLDAAATGVVLVTTRDDIVTRVIGVKDVHRVELMPVDVGLELLWKSISTEERDVPHNLHDIGLRIVRKCGGIPLAIKVTASVLATKEKTENEWEKLIDRSAWYVSNVPTELSGALYLSYDDLPQYLKQCFLYCALYPEDQFMLRDDLVRFWVAEGFIEKRKDQLLEDTAEEYYYELIHRNLLQPDTRFYDHRWSKIHDLLRQLAQHLSGREIFFGDLQSLEAKDLSNRRRISAFTDKDSVMLSNVGREHIIRARTLMIRSRETPRIANTIFRRLPSIRVLDLTDSSVESIPDCIGSLIHLRLLDLDGTIITYLPKTIGFLINLQILNLQRCNALHNIPMEITRLCNLRRLGLGGTAIDQVPNGIAKLKFLNDLEGFPIGNGNDNTKTQDGWNLEELALLLQMRQLHMIKLERAAPSSTTTSEILKDKRHLRVLNLECTERTEEYSEEEISNIEMIFARLIPPQNLEDLYITGFFGQRFPAWLGTSHLSSVKQLYLTKCKSCVHLPPMGQLPNLKYLKIVGAAAINKIGPEFLGCRETSPGSLGVVAFPKLEILDIIDMPNWEEWCFVEDRENDATAGIGGEEDGGVDIQNREGVSSFLQLLPHLKELRLLGCPKLRALPWQLGKEATSLKKLKLEGTSCLKVVDGLLFLTETLQIMGCEGLERVLNFPQVRELRAQACPKLERVNGFGNLQHLWLAEDMEQIARRWVPGLQEQHQRLHKEGIDVHTWIY